The nucleotide window TAAGGAATGATGTTAagtataattaaaatttcaagttgtttaatttcagtttcatTTGGTTTGTATTTGAGTTTGAGCTAATGTATATAAACTCAAAGTTAGTTGCAATGGTAACATATTGAGCATTTGTGAAAGTTTGTTGATATTAAATGTTAGTTACGTTTTTTCTCTCCCTTTCTCTTTGTAattcttttatcttcttcttaTGCATCAATGGAGATAAAGTTTAAGATATGGATCTACAACTTTTGTTTAGAAGTCAAGACATGAATTTGCCCTCATTTTGAATAAAACTTTCACTCTTAAAAAACCCAAAGAACCACCATGCAAATATATTGTTTTTGGACATTATTCTAAAATGTCCAAATTTGGGTGAAACCCATGGGAAGAAAATTTTCTTAATGCAACAAAGGCAAAACTGAAATCCATTCCCTTAGAATGAAGTTCAGTCCTATGATTAGTGCAAGAGTAAGATCATTAGTCATGGAACCtttcttttatgcattttatttttatcctaTACATGGACATTCTGCTTCCCACAAGATCCTTGGTGTTTTTCACTTCAGTTCCCCCAACTTTACTTCAAAGTTGACAGATTTCACTTTTTATACTTTGAATCAAACCGAAAGCACCCATTTgcgtaaaaaataaaacaaaatttctATGTAATGTACAACAGATGAATTGATGATTACCAATGTCAAGCCTTCCTCTAAAAATCTCTTCGACATTGTTTAAGAAAGCGGGAATGGATGTGAACTCCCTGCTATTTGGAGTTAAATGAAAGAACTAAACGTATCAGAATCCACAGGTTCACCAAAAATCTCCACAAGAACATAAGCCACACTTAAAGTGATGAAATCGGTTTGTATCTCGAACAATAATCTCCCTGCTAGTAAACTGACTCACAAGTTTCATAAAATTATGGCAATCACCACAAATTCTAAGATTTTTCATAATCCTTATAGGTATATCACTCGGCAAACACATCAATCCAAAGGTGACAGCAAGTTTCTCACTGTGATGCCTCAAAAGCATCTGTTTTTTGCTCTCTTCTACATCATGCAGGTCATTATTGGTATCAACCTTATAATTCAACTTCTCCAATTCTTCcatcaaatcatccaacttagCATAAATCTCCTTGATTTGTGGATGGTTTCTCTCGCCAACAGTAAACGAGTGAATCTTATTCTTAATTTCAATCCAACTTGTACCCCTCTCCTTCTTCAACTCACTCTCTCTAAGAAGCTTCCTCACTTTTGCAACCTCCTCCCACTTTTCATTTGCTGCATAAATGTTTGCTAGCAAGATGTGGTTTCCAGCATTATCAGGTTCCATTTCAAACAACTGCTTGGCTGCAATCTCAGCAAACTCAATATTGCCATGATTTCTACAAGAAGCTAAGAGCGAACCCCATATAGAACTAGTAGCCTTAAATGGCATTCTCTCTATCAATTCATAAGCTTTGTGAACAAGTCCTGCACGGCCCAGGATGTCAACCATACACGAGTAGTGAAGAACACTCGGCTGAAGATTATGCTGTCTAACCATAAGGTCAAAATATTTATGTCCCTGTTCATGCAAACCCATGTGACTGCATGCATTTAGTACAGATACATATGTTACATCATCAGGAACAAAGCCACTCTGCTGCATTTTTTCGAATAAAATCATAGCCTCTAGCGCACAAGCATGTCTAGCAAACCCAGAAATCATAGCATTCCATAAAACAACGCTTCTCACCTCCACACCTTGAAACACAAAATAAGCTTCTCTAATACAACCGCATTTCGCATACATGTCTATAAAGGATGAAGAAACATATACATTCGAACCAAATCCCGACTTACAAGTAACAGCATGCACTTGCTTCCCTTCAATTAAATTTGCAAGACCCGCACAAGCACTAACAGCAGACGATATCATAAACACGTCCTGCTCAAAACCCATCAACTGATAATCACGAAAAAGCAACAACGCCTCCTCATGAAGCCCATTTTGCACGTACCCCGCCAGCATCGAACTCCACGTAACAGCATTTGTCTCAGGCATACTCTTAAACATCCTACTCGCATCTTTTATCAAACAACATTTCGCGTAAACATGAAGCAAAGCAGTTCCAACAAAACAATTTGAATCAACAGAAACCTTAATCGAAAAAGCATGCAACTGCATACACTCCAGTATAGCACATTTAAAAGCACACTCACACAAAACACTGGAAATAGTAAACTCATTAAACAATGTTCCCTCTCTTAGCATTTGAATAAACAGCATGAGTGCTTCTTGCTCCTCGGAAATCTTGGTAACTGCTCCAATCATTGTGTTCCATGAAACAACGCTTTTAAGCGGCATTTCATCGAATACTTTACGAGCATCATTAACTAATGCACATTTAGAGTACATGTTAATCAGCATGTTTGATGTTAATATGTCTGTTTGGAATCCAACACGAATGATTTGAGCATGACATGTTCTTCCAGCCATGGAAGAGTTTGTTTTAGCACATAATTGCAAGAGATATTGCAAATTTGATACATGGGTAGAATCGGCATTAACATCAAAATTAAGGTTTGAATTGGGAAGGGAAAGAACAGAGAAATTTGTGAAAGGAATGGAAGAAGTTGAATTATATAGTTTCTGAAACCTTTTCAAGGGGTTCATGTGAGCTTTCGTATGTTGTCAATTTTGTGTGTATCGAGAGTTAGTAGAATTATTGGTCAGTAATTAGGTAAATTATACTTTTAGTCCCCTATTTTGGTGTTTTCACGATTTTAGTCTCTATATTTTGTTTCTAAACACTTTTGATTCCTCATTTCTACTTTGGTTAAAAAATACTTATGTGTTACATTTTAAAATACGTTTTTTTTGGTCTTTCATCCTCATTTTTGGTCCACATCCTCACTTGAGGATGAATTACGTATTTTAAAAGTGAGGCATAAgtgttttttttccataaaatggGGATAATGGaccaaaagtatttaaaaacaaaatagaggaCTAAAAtcgtaaaaatacaaaaattgggagatcaaatttataatttagcctaataattacaataatttataaaaataaaaacaaaataaatatcagACAAAACATCTTTTACGTCCCCAAGCCATCTTGCATTTGACCAATAACGACTTTCCTCTACACCACTTGATAATTGATGTTTAGTGTTTCATTcaacttttttattattattattattattattattattattattattattattattattattattattattattattattattattatgcttaattgcaactttggtccctctattttgtctCTTTTTCGATTTTGGTCAttccatttttaaaaccacgattttggtcccccttctgaattttctgttgaaaaaaaagacaaaataggggctAATTTTGTAGAAACAAGCAAAATAGGGGGACggaaattgcacagaaaacttaaaaaggggacaaaaatagtggtttttaaaatagagggatcaaaatcaagaaaaagataaaataggGGGAGTAAAGTTGCAATTTagcctattattattattattattattattattattatgctttAAAAATCATTTCGTGGGTTGATTTATGGAGATATATTGTGCTTTAAAAATCGTTTCCTAATCCTTGTGAGATGAAATTGACATCCAAATTATTTAGGCTATGTTTGCGAGTTTGAAGGGGAGGGGACGGAAAGACTTccgaaaagaaaattttaaaaattataaaaaaatatttgacatttttaaaaaaaataattttgtttaaaatgataaaagagtcattatcattactaaatatttaattttcagaatagtaTAACAAACTAAAAGATATTTAAAACATTTATGTCAGCCCTCCAAAATTCCCCTTTAATGCAATTTTTTAGTTACCCTATTTTAtaaggtttttggtgttatgaataaaatcaaactctCAAAAACCCTCCTATACAaaattcttttattcttttcacccaattcttcctattttccaaaaacCCCATCTTCCTCCAAACTCGCAATCAAAACCTTAAAGAATTAGGAATTAATTAATCTTCCTAGTTGACCTAAGAAATTCTCCTCCTTCATCCAACATCATACAAACTGATGTCCATGCCATCGTACAAATATTTCTAGTCATGAAGTCCCCACTCAAAATGAATTTTTGAACAAAGTATCCAATTGATCTAGAACATTTTTTATCATTAAGTGTGTATGAAATGAATAAACCAACTGTTAGAATACATAGCTTTATATAATTAGCTTACTACTTTGGGAAACTCTCCTTTAACTGATTCTGTTACATGGCAGTTAGAGTTACCATTTCTGGTAGTTAGTTAGTTAGGCTATGATTGCTTAGTTGTTATGAGTTGTATATATAGTTGTATCATAGCAACTGTTTAAGCTAAGCTGAATAATAAAAGATAACAGCTTCACACTCTCTCTTTtgcattcttcatcttcttcctctagaAGCTCTTCACTCCATCAATGGAGTTTCCTATGTTCTAACATGGTATCAACGCCTTTCTGATCcagtttctctttctcttcttcttctttctagtTTGATGGCACCACCACGCAATCCTCCCACCGATCCTCAACTCGATCCTACGAGTCCCTACTACGTTCATCCGAGTGATGGACCAAGCTCTGTTAAAGTTACACCTCTTCTGAACGGTTCCAATTATCACTCTTGGGCACGTTCCATGCGTCGTGCTCTTGGCGCCAAGATGAAGCTTGATTTCATTGATGGATCGATCACGATTCCAGATGACGCTTTTGATCCCTCCATGCGAGCTTGGAGTAGATGCAACATGTTGATTCTTTCTTGGATCATCAATTCAGTTTCAGAATCCATTGCACAGTCGATTGTATACATGGAAAACGCTTTGGATGTATGGAACGATTTGAAAGAACGCTTCTCGCAAGGTGATCTTGTTCGCATTTCTGAATTACATCAAGAAATTTATGCTTTAAAACAAGATTCCAAATCTGTCACTGATTTTTTTCTGAATTAAAGATCCTATGGGAGGAACTAGAGATTTATATGCCTATTCCGCAGTGTGTATGTAGAATTCGATGTTCATGCAATGCCATGCGAATTGCAAGAAGCAATCACAATCTCCTATATGTCATTAGATTTCTCACCGGATTGAATGAAAATTTTGCTGTGGTAAAGTCTCAGATCTTGCTTATGGATCCTTTACCAGCTATGAACAAAATTTTTTCTATGGTATTGCAACATGAGCGACAAAATCATCTCATTCCATCTGATGATTCACAAGCATTGATAAATTctgtgaatttcaagaaggcaaATCACAAATCTGGCAATTCAGGTTATAATTCTAACTCTGCAAGATCCAAAGTTTGCACTTACTGTGGACGAAATGGTCACACTGTAGAAGTTTGCTATCGCAAGCATGGTTTTCCACCACATTTTGGCAAAGGAACAGCTGCTAACAACCTCACCACTAATGACACTGAAGATGATGATCATGCTTCAGTTCAACAGAATGATGAGAAACATGGCTCTGCCACTATCACTCAAGCTCAATTTGACAAACTTGTCAATCTTCTTCAACAATCTACCATTACTCAAGCTTCAGTTCCTGCTCAATCAAACCAAGTCACATCATCCTCATTAACAGGTCATACATCTGTTAGTGCTCAAGGTAgtattttttcttccatttataaATGTTCTACTCTTAATTCATGGATCATAGACTCGGGTGCAAGTGACCACATTTGCTCCAGTCGATCTTGGTTTCATCATATTTACTCTATCACCCCAATTAATGTGAAATTGCCCAATGGTCAGTTTGCCATGGCAAAATTCTTTGGCACAGTCAAGTTTTCACCTGAATTCAGTATTTCAGAGGTTTTGTATATACCTGAATTTTCTGTAAATCTCATTTCAGTTCCAAAACTGTGTCAATCCTTTCATTATAATGTCACTTTTAACTCTCTTGGTTGTTTCATTCAGGAGCCTCAATCCCTGAAGACGATTGGTTCAGCTGAGAAGCTTGAAGGATTGTATCACTTAGTTCTCAAGGACAACAATTCAACCATTCCCAAAACCAACCATGTCTCTGCTCATACCATACCCAATAGTGCTCTATGGCATTTCAGATTAGGCCATTTGTCTTTTTCTAGGTTACAAGCTTTACAAACTAGTTTTCCTTTTATTGTTGCTGATTCTAAAGCTATCTGTGATGTATGCCATTACTCTAAACATAAGAAATTACCTTTCAATAATAGTTCTAATACAGCATCTTCCCCTTTTGAGTTAATTCATTTTGATGTTTGGGGGCCTTTAGCCATTCAATCATATAGTGGCCATTCTTACTTCTTGACTGCTGTTGATGATTTCAGCAGATTCACTTGGATTATTTTGATGAAATCCAAGTCTGAAACCAGAACTAATGTCCTTAACTTTACCAAAATGGTTGAAACCCAACATAACACATCTGTCAAGTGCATTAGAACTGATAATGGCCCAGAGTTTGTTATGCCTACCTACTATGCATCTAAAGGTATTTTACACCAAACTAGCTGTGTTgagactcctcaacaaaatggtaggGTTGAGAGAAAACACCAAACCATTTTGAACATAGCTAGAGCCCTTCTTTTTCAAGCCAACTTACCTaaaaaattttggtcttttgctGTTCAACATGCAGTCTTCATTATGAACCGTGTACCTAGCATGGTATTGAATAATAAATCTCCATATCAATGTTTGCATAATTCTGTCCCTGAATTACATATTCTTAAAATCTTTGGCACTCTTGCATATACCTCAACTATTCAGGCACATAGATCTAAGCTTGATCATCGTGGCAGAAAATGTATTTTCTTGGGTTACAAGCAAGGAGTGAAAGGCACTGTTTTACTTGACATTAATAATAATGAGGTTTTCATCTCTAGGAATGTGATACACCATGACCATATTTTCCCTTTCAAACCAAACTGGCAGTATCACACTAGTGATAACATGACATATGAACCTCTCCACACAGATAATGAACATCCTAAACCTCTTCCTCCATATAACTGTTCTGATTCATTGCAGGATATTCAAAATGACCCTCACCCTGTAACCACCACAACTGAACTTGATTCTACATCCATAAATGAACCTACACCCAATTCACCTAACCATGCCAGACCTACAAGAAACAGACAACCACCACCTCACCTTGAAGACTATGTGTGCAATTCTTCAAACAGCTTGGCTGCATCATCTTCTTCAGGTATTCCCTATCCTATCTCTTCTTTCcattcctttgatcatttgtctcaTGCTCATAAATCTTTTAGCATATCTGTTACTCATGATTCTGAGCCAAAGAGTTATGAAGAAGCTTGCAAGCATGTGAATTGGAAAATGGCTATGCAGTCTGAGTTACAAGCTTTGATCACAAATGGTACCTGGGTGATGATGGATCTGCCACCTTCTATTAAACCTATAGGTAGTAGATGGGTGTATAAGATTAAGCATAGGTCTGATGGTTCCATAGAAAGGTACAAGGCACGCTTAGTTGCTAAAGGGTATAGCCAAGTTGAAGGACTGGATTTTTTTGATACATTTTCACCAGTGGCTAAGCTTTCCACAGTCAGAACTCTTCTTGCTTTAGCATCCATCAATAACTGGAATTTACATCAACTTGATGTAAATAACGCCTTTTTACATGGTGACTTGGATGAGGATGTGTATATGCATGTACCACAAGGAGTCTCTTGTTCCAAACCAAACCAAGTATGCAAACTTTTGAAAAGTTTGTATGGTTTGAGGCAGGCAAGTCGAATGTGGTATGAGAAGTTAACATCTCTCTTGTTGAAACTTGGCTATACTCAGTCTAATGCTGATTACTCTATGTTCATTCTTAAAAAGAATGATCATATCACTGTTTTACTTGTATACGTGGACGATATCATACTTGCAGGCACCTCTTTAACAGAATTTGATCGCATCAAATATATTCTGAATGAACACTTCAAAATAAAGGATTTGGGAATTCTCAAATACTTCCTTGGACTTGAAGTTGCTCATTCTAAGGAGGGCATCACCATTTCACAAAGAAAATATTGCCTGGATTTGATTAATGATTCGGGTCTACTTGCATCCAAGCCAGCTTCAACACCCTTGAATCCTTCTTTAAAACTCCATGAAGACACAAGTGAGCCTTTGAAGGATATTACTGAATACAGAAGAATGGTTGGCAGATTGATCTACTTAAACAATACCAGACCGGATATCACACTTGCAACTCAGCAATTAAGCCAGTTCCTCCATAAACCTACTCAAGTTCACTATCAATCAGCATGCAGAGTCATAAGGTACCTAAAAACAAATCCTGGTTATGGATTATTCTTTCCAAGATCATCCAGGCTTCAAATTATGGGTTACACGGATGCGGATTGGGCAGGATGTGTGGATACAAGGAAGTCTACTTCGGGCTACTGTTTTTTTCTAGGATCATCCCTTATCTCATGGAAAGCGAAGAAGCAGCAGACTATATCTCGAAGTTCATCGGAAGCTGAGTATCGTGCTTTGGGAACAGCTACATGTGAGCTAATGTGGTTGTTATATGTCTTAAGGGATTTGCATGTCTCATGTTCCAAACCTCCGGTTCTATATTGTGATAGCCAAAGTGCTATACACATAGCATCCAATCCCGTGTTTCACGAACGAACAAAGCATTTGGAAATAGATTGTCATCTGGTTCGTGAGAAAGTTCAACAAGGCTTGTTCAGATTATTGCCCATATGTTCACAGGAGCAATTGGCAGATTTTCTGACCAAACCTCTTCAGCCAGCCAAATTCAATGACTTTGTTTCCAAGCTTGGCATGATCAACATATATCATGCATCAGCTTGAGGGAGGCTGTTAGAATACATAGCTTTATATAATTAGCTTACTACTTTGGGAAACTCTCCTTTAACTGATTCTGTTACATGGCAGTTAGAGTTACCATTTCTGGTAGTTAGTTAGTTAGGCTATGATTGCTTAGTTGTTATGAGTTGTATATATAGTTGTATCATAGCAACTGTTTAAGCTAAGCTGAATAATAAAAGATAACAGCTTCACACTCTCTCTTTtgcattcttcatcttcttcctctagaAGCTCTTCACTCCATCAATGGAGTTTCCTATGTTCTAACACCAacatatgatgaatgataaatttTATCAATTACATTCTTCCCATGATTGATAAAAGGGCTTCTTTTTAAGAAGCCAGTTTGATCCTTATTTAATGTACTATATCTGGAAAATGAACATGTTTATGAGTTCCTTTAGAATTCGAGAAACCCAATTATGAGAAAGGAATTTTACCTTATTTGAAACCTAACCAATTTTTAACGAGTCCTATTTTC belongs to Vicia villosa cultivar HV-30 ecotype Madison, WI unplaced genomic scaffold, Vvil1.0 ctg.000463F_1_1, whole genome shotgun sequence and includes:
- the LOC131628542 gene encoding pentatricopeptide repeat-containing protein At5g04780, mitochondrial-like, with translation MNPLKRFQKLYNSTSSIPFTNFSVLSLPNSNLNFDVNADSTHVSNLQYLLQLCAKTNSSMAGRTCHAQIIRVGFQTDILTSNMLINMYSKCALVNDARKVFDEMPLKSVVSWNTMIGAVTKISEEQEALMLFIQMLREGTLFNEFTISSVLCECAFKCAILECMQLHAFSIKVSVDSNCFVGTALLHVYAKCCLIKDASRMFKSMPETNAVTWSSMLAGYVQNGLHEEALLLFRDYQLMGFEQDVFMISSAVSACAGLANLIEGKQVHAVTCKSGFGSNVYVSSSFIDMYAKCGCIREAYFVFQGVEVRSVVLWNAMISGFARHACALEAMILFEKMQQSGFVPDDVTYVSVLNACSHMGLHEQGHKYFDLMVRQHNLQPSVLHYSCMVDILGRAGLVHKAYELIERMPFKATSSIWGSLLASCRNHGNIEFAEIAAKQLFEMEPDNAGNHILLANIYAANEKWEEVAKVRKLLRESELKKERGTSWIEIKNKIHSFTVGERNHPQIKEIYAKLDDLMEELEKLNYKVDTNNDLHDVEESKKQMLLRHHSEKLAVTFGLMCLPSDIPIRIMKNLRICGDCHNFMKLVSQFTSREIIVRDTNRFHHFKCGLCSCGDFW